In Alkalihalobacterium alkalinitrilicum, a genomic segment contains:
- a CDS encoding sugar ABC transporter substrate-binding protein — protein MKKILGMLMIVSVMMLVVACSESGSSSTEGDDKRVAILTPYLSSVTTKQMVDELEKNAKEKGWSTNVVDTNGDVGALASRMEDVISSNVDAIVLVSTDPNQVATQIQQAAERGIHVFGSDSSYIEGMTLNATSDNRAMSKMITEHLIEQMGEEGNLIVFTHRPHPGVLQRTIELDEILANYPNINVITEQEIQVPGPIENSRQQMENLLLANSEEGSITAVWAAWDEPAIGAAQAIESVNREDIIVTGIDGNSQAVEMIENGSPIKATVKQNFIGMAQIVIDQMDHVFNGEEVEDTEMYAPAEMIKAD, from the coding sequence ATGAAAAAGATTTTAGGGATGCTAATGATCGTTTCAGTCATGATGTTAGTAGTTGCTTGTTCTGAGTCTGGAAGTAGTTCAACAGAGGGGGATGATAAACGAGTCGCTATTCTAACGCCTTATCTATCTTCAGTAACAACCAAACAAATGGTCGATGAACTAGAAAAAAATGCGAAAGAAAAAGGCTGGTCAACGAATGTCGTTGATACAAATGGTGATGTAGGTGCTCTTGCTTCAAGAATGGAAGATGTCATTTCATCGAATGTCGATGCGATTGTTTTAGTGAGTACTGATCCAAATCAAGTTGCAACTCAAATCCAGCAAGCTGCAGAACGTGGTATTCATGTATTTGGTAGTGATTCAAGTTATATAGAAGGCATGACGTTAAATGCGACAAGTGATAATCGAGCAATGTCAAAAATGATTACGGAACATCTTATTGAACAAATGGGCGAAGAAGGTAATTTAATTGTATTTACTCACCGTCCACATCCAGGTGTATTACAAAGAACGATCGAACTCGATGAAATTCTAGCAAACTATCCAAATATTAATGTTATTACAGAACAAGAAATTCAGGTACCAGGACCGATTGAGAACTCTCGTCAACAAATGGAAAATTTATTGTTAGCCAATTCTGAAGAAGGTTCTATTACAGCAGTATGGGCAGCTTGGGATGAGCCAGCAATTGGTGCAGCGCAAGCAATAGAATCTGTAAATCGTGAAGATATTATTGTGACTGGAATTGATGGGAATAGTCAAGCGGTTGAAATGATTGAAAATGGTTCTCCTATTAAAGCAACAGTGAAACAAAACTTTATAGGAATGGCTCAAATCGTTATTGATCAAATGGATCATGTATTTAATGGTGAAGAGGTTGAAGATACAGAAATGTATGCTCCTGCAGAAATGATTAAAGCAGACTAA
- a CDS encoding GerAB/ArcD/ProY family transporter, with protein sequence MDRKKNYQISPIEMGISLVSLILGIGILTVPRGLANAVGTTDGWISILIAGIITMFAIYLYTRLQQNYPQKTYLQYIAEGKVGKWGAKLIGLIFIFYFLTLVSLQSRLLAMAVKMYLIDQTPSEVVVAIILLVITYAASKGVQGIVHIHLMFTPFIFFALFSVIIFNLGEADFGRLSPVMSEGIGPIIEGVLAPMFSFAGIILLFFFMSHMEVSTYRPLSLNLYMLIIILTFTFLTITTYAIFGLEMTKVITFPSIELAKEIELIGAFIERLESLFLTVYIMAIFTTMANILLIIHKVVYEQFIGTQKHRSSIPAIILFVIFLAAFIPDSITELESLGNFLAIFGVGLLIFLFIIGFLTVWLRNKRNNSSVEKSSQM encoded by the coding sequence ATGGACAGAAAGAAAAATTATCAAATTAGTCCAATAGAAATGGGGATTTCATTAGTATCGTTAATTTTAGGTATTGGAATTTTGACAGTACCTAGAGGATTAGCAAATGCAGTAGGTACGACAGATGGATGGATTTCCATTTTAATAGCAGGCATTATTACGATGTTCGCCATTTACTTATATACTCGCTTACAACAAAACTATCCTCAAAAAACGTACCTTCAATATATAGCCGAAGGTAAAGTTGGAAAATGGGGAGCAAAACTGATCGGCCTCATATTTATTTTTTACTTTCTTACATTGGTTAGTTTGCAATCGAGACTTTTAGCAATGGCTGTAAAGATGTACTTAATTGACCAAACTCCTTCTGAAGTGGTGGTTGCCATAATACTTCTCGTCATTACTTATGCTGCCTCAAAAGGTGTGCAAGGGATTGTCCATATTCATTTAATGTTTACGCCCTTTATTTTTTTCGCTTTATTTTCAGTGATTATTTTTAATTTAGGTGAAGCAGACTTTGGTCGACTCTCCCCAGTCATGAGTGAAGGAATTGGACCTATAATAGAGGGCGTGTTAGCACCGATGTTTTCGTTTGCCGGAATTATCCTACTATTTTTTTTTATGTCCCATATGGAAGTCTCTACTTATCGTCCGCTTTCACTAAATTTATATATGCTCATCATCATCTTAACCTTTACTTTTCTAACTATAACGACTTACGCCATATTTGGATTAGAGATGACGAAGGTTATTACATTTCCATCAATAGAACTAGCAAAAGAAATTGAATTAATCGGTGCCTTTATTGAACGCTTAGAGTCACTCTTTTTAACGGTATATATTATGGCTATTTTTACAACCATGGCGAACATTCTTTTAATCATTCACAAAGTCGTTTATGAACAATTTATTGGTACACAAAAGCACAGATCGAGCATTCCTGCTATTATTCTTTTTGTTATTTTTCTCGCTGCTTTCATTCCCGATTCAATCACAGAGTTAGAATCACTAGGCAATTTTTTAGCTATTTTCGGTGTTGGATTATTAATTTTTTTATTCATAATAGGGTTTTTAACCGTTTGGTTGCGGAATAAACGAAATAATTCTTCTGTTGAGAAAAGCAGTCAAATGTAA
- a CDS encoding GerAB/ArcD/ProY family transporter, which produces MLDNGKMSARQFAVLVTFFSIGTSILVIPTGQAQQAGSDAWISSLIGILFCVIIVILYIYLSRLFGERSFICYLENTLGKWIGKSIGLLFVFFCFIGTTTNLPYIGYFLTTNILTSTPMIVIHIIFFICVIYAVQLGIEVIARTAEIFFPWFMLLFTIFCIFLMPDINIEKIQPILQTDLISLIKAGFYLASYSAMPAIVFFIFFPNKMNTLKGSQLAFLIGMISGGLIITVVVFLCISVLGPKVTANLSYPSYSLGKIINVGDIVQRIEVIIAVMWFFSIFFKMAIYFYGCVVGLAEILELKEYRTISWPLAIFVIVFSVIVYPNYIFMNDWDGATWPPYVLTIGIVLPILLVLVDRLRAKTSKQSA; this is translated from the coding sequence GTGTTAGACAATGGCAAAATGAGTGCAAGACAGTTTGCGGTACTAGTTACATTCTTTTCCATTGGAACCTCTATTTTAGTCATTCCGACTGGACAAGCGCAACAAGCGGGTTCAGATGCATGGATATCCTCACTAATTGGGATTTTGTTTTGTGTTATCATCGTTATTCTATATATATACTTGAGTCGTTTGTTCGGCGAAAGGTCGTTCATTTGCTATTTGGAAAATACTTTAGGCAAATGGATCGGGAAATCAATTGGCTTACTTTTTGTTTTCTTTTGTTTTATAGGTACTACAACGAATTTACCTTACATCGGATACTTTTTAACAACGAACATATTAACAAGTACACCGATGATTGTCATTCATATCATCTTCTTTATTTGTGTCATTTACGCTGTTCAATTAGGAATCGAAGTCATTGCAAGGACGGCTGAAATCTTTTTTCCATGGTTTATGTTGTTATTTACCATTTTTTGTATTTTTTTGATGCCAGATATTAACATCGAAAAAATTCAACCGATACTGCAAACGGATTTGATAAGCCTAATAAAAGCAGGCTTCTATCTTGCGAGCTATTCAGCGATGCCTGCAATTGTCTTTTTTATTTTTTTTCCAAATAAGATGAACACACTCAAAGGCTCACAACTTGCCTTTTTAATAGGAATGATTAGTGGCGGGTTAATTATTACCGTTGTTGTTTTTCTATGTATTTCTGTTTTAGGCCCTAAAGTAACGGCCAATCTATCTTACCCTAGTTACTCATTAGGAAAAATTATTAATGTGGGTGACATTGTTCAACGAATAGAAGTGATAATTGCAGTAATGTGGTTTTTTTCTATATTTTTTAAAATGGCGATTTACTTTTATGGCTGTGTTGTGGGGTTAGCAGAAATATTAGAATTGAAAGAATACCGGACGATTTCATGGCCGCTTGCCATTTTTGTTATTGTTTTTTCTGTGATTGTGTATCCGAATTATATTTTTATGAACGACTGGGATGGTGCGACTTGGCCGCCTTATGTGCTGACAATTGGAATTGTTTTACCAATCCTATTAGTTTTAGTAGACAGGCTGAGGGCAAAAACATCGAAACAATCGGCTTAG
- a CDS encoding Ger(x)C family spore germination protein, producing the protein MKRPFKVAIFILIVLYSSGCWDQRELNDLGIATAIGVDQSADGLILSVQVINPGQVATGGNVGISPFDSTVTTYTAEGKGFFETLRKLTKEVPRKIYLSHLRMIVFGEEFAREGLYPAIDFLVRDHEMRIDFYLVVAKDMQARDILTTYTSLEKIPANKMFNALESSAANWAATENVFLNDLVSDIMNQGKSPVLSGISVEGRNMEQRQLPINAQRMSQFNVLQYKSLGVFKEDRLIGWLTEDESKGYNFINGTVQNTIVRISDVCQKEAEHLSVEILRSESAIKASVNNGKSAIHVEVNGEANIADVECEIDLQDIEQLYSIEDEVNRVIENYMKQALQRTQTELTSDIFGFGEALKRNNLSYWETVKDNWDEEFAKLEVNMQVDIKIKGLGVLQNPFPYEKWRIEEGEE; encoded by the coding sequence ATGAAACGACCTTTTAAAGTAGCTATTTTCATATTAATTGTTCTTTATTCGTCGGGTTGTTGGGATCAAAGAGAACTAAACGATCTCGGAATTGCAACTGCGATCGGTGTGGATCAATCAGCTGATGGATTAATTTTGTCAGTACAAGTCATTAACCCTGGCCAAGTCGCAACAGGTGGTAATGTTGGTATTAGTCCATTTGACTCAACGGTTACGACGTATACCGCTGAAGGAAAAGGTTTTTTTGAAACGTTAAGAAAACTAACGAAAGAAGTTCCTCGGAAAATCTACCTTTCACATCTGCGAATGATTGTATTTGGTGAGGAGTTTGCTCGAGAGGGCCTTTATCCAGCTATCGATTTCTTAGTAAGAGATCATGAAATGCGTATTGACTTTTATCTTGTAGTTGCTAAGGATATGCAAGCTCGAGACATTTTAACAACGTATACTTCTCTTGAAAAAATTCCAGCCAACAAAATGTTTAATGCACTAGAATCATCTGCAGCCAATTGGGCAGCAACCGAAAATGTTTTTCTCAATGACTTAGTAAGTGACATTATGAACCAAGGGAAATCCCCTGTTTTATCTGGAATTTCCGTTGAAGGACGAAACATGGAGCAAAGGCAATTACCGATAAATGCACAACGGATGTCCCAGTTCAATGTACTTCAATATAAAAGCCTTGGTGTGTTTAAAGAAGATCGCTTAATTGGTTGGCTGACTGAAGATGAAAGTAAAGGGTATAACTTTATTAATGGTACAGTACAAAATACAATCGTACGAATATCTGACGTCTGTCAAAAAGAAGCTGAACATTTATCTGTTGAGATCCTTCGAAGTGAATCGGCAATAAAAGCTAGTGTTAACAATGGGAAATCAGCTATTCATGTAGAGGTGAATGGTGAAGCAAATATCGCTGATGTTGAATGCGAAATCGATCTGCAAGATATTGAGCAACTTTACTCAATAGAAGACGAGGTTAACCGTGTAATTGAAAATTATATGAAACAAGCTCTTCAGCGAACTCAAACAGAATTAACCAGCGATATTTTTGGATTCGGTGAAGCTCTAAAACGAAACAACCTTAGCTATTGGGAGACGGTTAAGGATAACTGGGATGAGGAGTTTGCAAAGTTGGAAGTAAACATGCAGGTTGATATTAAGATTAAAGGATTAGGAGTACTTCAAAATCCATTCCCCTATGAGAAGTGGCGAATTGAAGAAGGTGAAGAATAA
- a CDS encoding sugar-binding transcriptional regulator: MLQERFRLMAKVCQLYFVEGLNQQAIADHYGISRTQVSRLISAAKTEGIVEINIRHPFGHVSEMEKELVKHFQLTDVVLVDTNGVDELVAEILLAQAGAAYLENIIKNEYIIGVMAGKSIANLAQEMTDISKKNLQFVPMIGGWGSEGTDWHANANTTRFAKNVKGSHWLLNAPAIVSSNDIRNHLIQEPEILKIKKLFQKIDVALIGIGEISECATFVQSTNMGLDQLRSILDKGAVASICTSLINANGEEIDTVFAQQMIGISSEELKHIPNVIGTARGEHKVDAILAAVRGKWIDVLVTDLNTAKKMLEQENINI, encoded by the coding sequence TTGCTACAAGAACGGTTTCGTTTAATGGCAAAAGTTTGTCAGCTGTACTTTGTAGAAGGCTTAAATCAACAAGCAATTGCGGATCACTATGGAATTTCGAGAACACAAGTTAGCAGGTTAATTAGTGCAGCTAAGACAGAAGGTATCGTTGAAATTAATATACGTCATCCATTTGGACATGTATCCGAAATGGAAAAGGAATTGGTCAAACATTTCCAACTCACTGATGTGGTTTTAGTAGATACGAATGGTGTTGATGAGCTTGTTGCAGAAATTTTACTCGCACAAGCTGGTGCCGCTTATTTAGAAAATATAATAAAAAATGAGTACATAATTGGTGTTATGGCTGGGAAATCGATTGCAAATCTAGCGCAAGAAATGACAGACATATCAAAAAAGAACTTACAATTTGTACCGATGATTGGTGGATGGGGTTCAGAAGGTACGGACTGGCATGCAAATGCGAATACTACAAGGTTTGCAAAAAATGTGAAAGGTAGTCATTGGCTCTTAAATGCTCCAGCAATTGTGAGTTCCAATGACATACGAAACCACCTTATTCAAGAACCTGAAATTTTAAAAATCAAGAAATTATTTCAAAAAATTGATGTTGCACTTATCGGTATTGGAGAAATTTCTGAATGCGCTACTTTTGTTCAGTCGACGAATATGGGGCTTGATCAATTAAGAAGCATTTTGGACAAGGGTGCCGTTGCTAGTATTTGTACTTCTCTAATAAATGCTAATGGGGAAGAGATTGATACGGTTTTTGCTCAACAAATGATTGGGATTTCAAGTGAAGAATTAAAGCATATTCCAAATGTTATTGGTACCGCAAGAGGAGAACATAAAGTGGATGCCATTTTAGCGGCGGTTCGTGGGAAGTGGATCGACGTTTTAGTGACCGATTTAAATACAGCAAAGAAAATGCTAGAACAAGAAAATATAAATATATAA
- a CDS encoding Ger(x)C family spore germination protein, which translates to MKKNIYLTLFIVCCTPLLVSCWDLTEIEEIGFLMAVGLDPVENEEEQIRQYERETGERISRKPEHDQLFNVTFNVAIPSKIEAQEGGRSGRSFFTITTTGFTNFKAVRQIATRRSRRLNFEHLKAIVINEKLVRGNPMLEHLADFYIRDHEMRRRSYLYITEGDTNKVLGNKLPLEELIATSIVDITENHEAALPMIAPKTIGEISTDITGGHSFLIPRIVSPPNGDLKISGAAVFLGRENTMLGWLGEEDVKGYNWVVGEANNGVIEVEYKESEAEFFIYEVITMATTIDYRRENNQNIFDVEIRAEGAFGESWLHGVEISDEETLRELEGHVEKAIQRQVDRIIDKMQNEFHTDVFGFHNLVRQQQYDYWKTVDDAWDGEGGAFEDAEVNVNALVKIRHYMLNEKLE; encoded by the coding sequence ATGAAAAAAAATATTTATCTCACTCTTTTCATTGTATGTTGTACTCCATTACTAGTGAGTTGCTGGGATCTTACGGAAATTGAAGAAATAGGTTTCCTTATGGCTGTTGGCCTTGATCCCGTTGAAAATGAAGAAGAACAAATAAGACAATATGAACGAGAAACGGGTGAGCGCATTAGTCGTAAACCTGAGCATGATCAATTATTTAACGTCACGTTTAATGTCGCTATCCCAAGTAAAATCGAAGCCCAAGAAGGAGGCAGATCTGGACGCTCTTTTTTTACAATAACGACTACGGGATTTACTAACTTTAAGGCGGTTCGTCAAATTGCAACTAGACGAAGTCGGCGCTTAAACTTTGAACATCTTAAAGCAATTGTCATTAATGAAAAATTAGTAAGAGGGAACCCCATGCTCGAACATCTTGCCGACTTTTACATTCGTGACCATGAAATGCGTAGAAGATCCTATCTCTATATCACGGAGGGAGATACGAACAAAGTACTAGGTAATAAATTACCTTTAGAAGAGTTAATTGCTACATCTATTGTCGACATTACGGAAAATCACGAAGCTGCTCTCCCAATGATTGCACCAAAGACCATTGGTGAAATTTCGACGGATATTACTGGTGGTCATAGTTTTTTAATACCACGGATCGTTTCTCCACCAAATGGTGACTTAAAAATTAGTGGAGCAGCTGTATTTCTTGGGAGAGAAAACACCATGCTTGGTTGGCTCGGTGAAGAAGATGTTAAAGGATATAACTGGGTCGTAGGGGAAGCTAATAACGGAGTGATTGAAGTCGAATATAAAGAAAGCGAAGCTGAGTTTTTTATATATGAAGTCATAACGATGGCAACAACAATCGATTATCGACGAGAAAATAATCAAAATATTTTTGATGTAGAAATACGAGCAGAAGGAGCATTCGGGGAAAGTTGGTTGCATGGTGTTGAAATAAGTGATGAAGAAACCCTTCGAGAACTTGAAGGACATGTAGAAAAAGCTATCCAAAGACAAGTGGATAGAATTATAGATAAGATGCAAAACGAATTTCACACTGATGTTTTCGGATTTCATAATTTAGTACGGCAACAACAATACGATTATTGGAAAACGGTTGATGATGCCTGGGATGGTGAAGGTGGCGCTTTCGAAGACGCCGAAGTGAACGTGAATGCGCTCGTTAAAATTCGTCATTACATGTTAAACGAAAAATTGGAATAA
- a CDS encoding spore germination protein codes for MNYIKFKGNLLRKYRSKPIENSNTNKEEPLSSDLKKNIERISTELGNSDDLVIRKINLGGKERFKAVIFFIDGIVEDAAVHKVVEALLHEGDSSSIQRVLQLYPEITEPLIHNVLEISEASEVIEMDTLFHQLLTGNALLLMDGINTAISIGVEGWEKRSVEEPQSQTVVKGPRDGFTEDFRTNTSLIRRRIKSPDLWIDSVVVGRVTKTKVGIAYIKGIVNDKIVDEVHERIERINIDSILESGNIEELIEDQTLTPFPTINNSERPDTISAGILEGRVAIIVDGSPFVLLVPALITDFFQSAEDYYQRADIATLIRVIRYVAFFIALLGPSIYIAILTFHQEMVPTPLLISIAAQREGVPFPAFIEALLMEVTFEILREAGIRMPRAVGQAMSIVGALVLGTAAVEAGFVSSAMVIVVAITAISNFVLPAINMAISVRMIRFIIMIGAAAFGLFGIIVCIILFVLHLCSLRSFGVPYTAPMAPFVKEDQKDAIFRLPKWALLTRPRLISQQNNVREKTMSRMQPKA; via the coding sequence ATGAATTATATTAAATTTAAAGGTAACCTGCTTAGAAAGTACCGTTCAAAACCAATAGAGAATAGTAACACGAACAAAGAAGAACCACTTTCAAGTGACCTAAAAAAAAATATAGAACGAATTTCTACTGAGCTTGGCAATAGCGATGATTTAGTGATACGAAAAATTAATTTAGGTGGTAAGGAAAGGTTTAAAGCTGTCATTTTCTTCATCGATGGTATTGTTGAAGATGCTGCCGTTCATAAAGTAGTCGAGGCGTTATTACACGAAGGTGATAGTTCTTCAATACAACGAGTATTACAGCTTTATCCTGAAATTACTGAGCCGCTTATTCATAATGTATTAGAGATTAGTGAAGCTTCAGAAGTTATTGAAATGGATACGTTATTTCACCAATTGTTAACTGGAAATGCTTTGTTGCTGATGGATGGAATAAATACCGCGATTTCAATAGGAGTTGAAGGCTGGGAAAAGAGGTCGGTTGAAGAACCACAATCTCAAACTGTTGTCAAAGGACCGAGAGATGGATTTACAGAAGATTTCCGTACAAATACATCACTTATTCGTAGAAGGATTAAATCACCTGATTTATGGATTGATAGTGTTGTTGTAGGAAGGGTTACAAAGACAAAAGTGGGAATCGCATATATTAAAGGAATTGTAAATGACAAAATCGTTGACGAAGTTCATGAACGAATTGAACGTATTAATATTGATAGCATTTTAGAATCAGGCAATATTGAAGAATTAATTGAGGACCAAACGTTAACCCCGTTTCCAACAATTAATAATTCTGAGCGACCTGATACGATTTCTGCAGGAATCCTTGAAGGTAGGGTTGCCATCATCGTTGATGGAAGTCCATTTGTATTACTAGTTCCAGCACTCATAACGGATTTCTTCCAGTCAGCAGAAGATTATTACCAACGAGCTGATATCGCAACGCTCATTCGAGTCATTCGATATGTGGCATTTTTTATCGCTTTACTTGGACCGTCTATTTATATTGCGATCCTTACATTTCATCAAGAAATGGTACCAACGCCACTATTGATAAGTATTGCAGCACAACGAGAAGGTGTTCCTTTCCCGGCTTTTATTGAAGCATTGTTGATGGAAGTCACGTTTGAAATACTTCGAGAAGCTGGAATTCGGATGCCAAGAGCCGTAGGACAAGCGATGTCTATTGTTGGGGCCCTCGTATTAGGAACGGCTGCGGTCGAAGCGGGGTTCGTATCTTCAGCGATGGTTATCGTTGTTGCGATAACAGCTATTTCAAATTTTGTCCTCCCAGCGATAAATATGGCGATATCGGTACGAATGATTCGTTTTATTATTATGATAGGAGCAGCGGCTTTTGGATTGTTCGGTATTATCGTATGTATTATTTTATTTGTTCTTCATCTATGTAGTCTCAGATCCTTTGGCGTTCCATACACTGCACCAATGGCCCCTTTTGTTAAAGAAGATCAAAAAGACGCTATTTTCCGACTTCCGAAATGGGCGCTGTTAACAAGACCACGCCTAATAAGTCAGCAAAATAATGTTCGGGAAAAAACTATGTCGAGAATGCAGCCTAAAGCGTAA
- a CDS encoding GerAB/ArcD/ProY family transporter yields MGTEDNYQIAPLEMAIVLMSVIIGVGILTIPRGLTAAIDSPDGWISIAISGIIFMILIYLYVRLQQQYPGQSFFSYLEQGKLGKWMANLMLISFIVYFISLLAFEARVLAFVVKMYLLDRTPSEVLAAIILLTTTYAVTKGVQGVVHLSLMFLPITIFLVVILLIANLPNIEIERMLPVMGDGVMPVIQGVSEISLSFLGIEILIFWMMYMKKPDLRAFPLNIAIGFITLIYIATFIIVVSLLGVEGTQTITFPTVESVKEIEVPGAFFERLESLMITIWLMTIFNTMAIAELITLQIVTSTFRLTNKGLVLAIITFITFIIAFIPVSIAELFTFADWIGWLGVSLFCTSIMVGYLTVWFRKQKRNSQMPRGM; encoded by the coding sequence ATGGGTACCGAAGATAATTATCAAATTGCCCCATTAGAGATGGCAATCGTCTTAATGTCAGTCATCATTGGTGTCGGAATTTTAACGATTCCTAGAGGCCTAACAGCAGCAATAGATTCACCTGATGGATGGATTTCTATCGCGATATCAGGAATAATTTTTATGATCCTAATATATCTTTACGTTCGCTTACAACAACAATACCCAGGACAGTCATTTTTTAGTTATTTGGAACAGGGAAAGTTAGGGAAATGGATGGCTAACCTTATGTTGATATCTTTTATCGTTTATTTCATTTCGCTATTAGCCTTTGAAGCCCGTGTATTGGCATTCGTAGTCAAAATGTATTTACTCGATCGAACACCATCAGAAGTTTTAGCTGCAATCATCCTTTTAACGACCACCTATGCCGTAACTAAAGGGGTTCAAGGAGTTGTCCATCTGAGTCTCATGTTTCTCCCAATCACTATATTTTTAGTTGTTATTCTGTTAATTGCAAATCTACCTAATATAGAAATTGAGCGAATGCTACCCGTTATGGGTGATGGAGTTATGCCCGTTATACAGGGTGTTTCTGAAATATCGTTATCTTTTTTAGGAATTGAGATTTTAATATTTTGGATGATGTATATGAAAAAACCAGATCTTCGAGCATTTCCTTTAAATATTGCCATTGGATTTATTACGCTCATATATATAGCCACATTTATTATTGTCGTTTCGCTTTTAGGTGTTGAAGGTACACAAACAATTACTTTTCCAACCGTTGAATCCGTAAAAGAAATTGAAGTTCCTGGCGCTTTTTTTGAAAGATTAGAGTCGTTAATGATCACGATATGGCTTATGACAATATTTAATACGATGGCCATTGCAGAATTAATTACACTTCAAATCGTTACAAGTACATTTCGATTAACCAACAAAGGTTTAGTTCTAGCCATTATTACTTTTATTACTTTTATTATTGCTTTTATTCCAGTTTCAATAGCCGAGTTGTTTACATTTGCAGATTGGATCGGATGGCTAGGAGTAAGTTTATTTTGTACAAGTATCATGGTTGGTTATCTTACCGTGTGGTTTAGAAAGCAGAAAAGAAACAGTCAGATGCCGAGGGGGATGTAG
- a CDS encoding sugar ABC transporter ATP-binding protein: MKLLEIDQLNKHFGGNHALKDITLKIKAGEVHSLVGENGAGKSTLIKIVTGVYQPTNGTIKWENEKVKVQTPKAAQQLGINVIHQDRQLVPYFTGLENLFLNQDYPKKKFGIGIDWNAMKQQADALQEEWGIQLPLSTLVSNMSPSERTLLEILRAMMMESKLLILDEPTAALTDKESELLFSFIRRLKEKGVAIVYVSHRLEEVIQLSDQVTVLIGGKIATTLTKKELSKETIIEYMTGGKAIKALKERSDEKRSEQILLSVKGLKTKDQVVKSVDLQLHKGEILGIYGLAGAGRTELLEAIYGLRKIEAGSIQFENNVIEKISPNKSIENGVVLIPENRHDDALIMGNTIRENMTLPILSDLTKRGVIQRKQEFQFVEQEMERFKVKATGSEQTVSELSGGNQQKVVFAKALLCQPTIYLCDEPTQAVDVMTRAEIHRFLQNQADEGKGIIFVSSDLPEVLEISDRIVVMNEGETVAELVNHHLQPNEVLDICYRFKKEVI; this comes from the coding sequence ATGAAGTTACTCGAAATTGATCAACTAAACAAGCACTTTGGAGGAAATCATGCGTTAAAAGATATTACACTTAAGATTAAAGCTGGTGAAGTACACTCATTAGTCGGTGAAAATGGGGCTGGAAAGTCGACGCTCATTAAGATTGTAACAGGAGTCTATCAACCTACGAATGGAACGATCAAGTGGGAGAATGAAAAAGTAAAAGTTCAAACCCCAAAAGCTGCACAACAACTTGGAATTAATGTCATTCACCAAGACCGTCAGCTCGTACCTTATTTTACTGGATTAGAAAATTTATTTTTAAACCAAGATTATCCAAAAAAGAAATTCGGGATAGGCATTGATTGGAACGCAATGAAACAGCAAGCAGACGCATTACAAGAAGAGTGGGGAATACAACTCCCCCTCTCGACACTAGTCTCAAACATGTCTCCATCAGAACGGACGCTTCTTGAAATATTACGTGCAATGATGATGGAATCAAAGTTATTAATACTTGATGAACCGACTGCGGCACTTACAGATAAAGAATCTGAATTATTATTTTCATTTATACGTCGATTAAAAGAAAAAGGTGTTGCAATTGTTTATGTGTCGCATCGTTTAGAGGAAGTTATACAATTATCAGATCAAGTGACAGTATTAATCGGTGGAAAAATTGCAACAACCTTAACGAAAAAAGAGCTCTCAAAAGAAACCATTATTGAATATATGACAGGCGGTAAAGCCATTAAGGCTTTAAAAGAACGTAGTGATGAAAAAAGAAGCGAACAAATCCTTCTGTCTGTTAAGGGATTGAAAACAAAAGATCAAGTTGTAAAGAGTGTAGACTTACAACTACATAAAGGTGAAATTCTTGGCATTTATGGATTAGCAGGAGCTGGACGTACCGAACTGCTTGAGGCAATCTATGGATTAAGAAAAATAGAAGCAGGAAGCATTCAATTCGAAAATAATGTAATAGAAAAAATATCACCGAACAAGTCGATTGAAAATGGAGTTGTACTCATTCCTGAAAACCGACACGACGATGCCCTTATTATGGGAAATACCATTCGTGAAAATATGACCCTACCAATATTAAGTGATCTTACGAAACGTGGGGTTATTCAAAGAAAACAGGAATTTCAATTCGTAGAGCAAGAAATGGAGCGTTTCAAAGTCAAGGCAACGGGGAGTGAACAAACCGTTTCTGAACTAAGTGGTGGTAATCAACAAAAAGTAGTATTTGCAAAAGCATTATTATGTCAGCCGACCATTTATTTATGTGATGAACCTACACAAGCGGTAGACGTAATGACGCGAGCAGAAATTCATCGTTTTTTACAAAATCAAGCTGATGAAGGAAAAGGTATAATTTTTGTTTCATCTGACCTTCCAGAAGTATTAGAAATTAGCGATCGAATCGTTGTTATGAACGAAGGAGAGACCGTAGCAGAATTAGTCAATCACCACTTACAACCGAATGAGGTACTTGATATTTGCTATCGCTTTAAAAAGGAGGTCATTTAG